One Tetrapisispora phaffii CBS 4417 chromosome 3, complete genome DNA segment encodes these proteins:
- the POL3 gene encoding DNA-directed DNA polymerase delta POL3 (similar to Saccharomyces cerevisiae POL3 (YDL102W); ancestral locus Anc_2.351), with amino-acid sequence MSSLKRPGEEEESELQVAVHDKKIKLQSHDHGVGSEPVSTIEIIPSDRFRKVKEQGFKAKDADLHGTQMESAFEKELLEMEHEAAIVDEQASIDTYGREPVASDFSPDTHDISFQQLDCDQTMLSGSTDENTPFIVRFFGVTQEGHSILCNVTGFKHYLYVPSPIAQEQTDKQDLDGFVKYINEQLDNCVDSIEITQRQSIWGYSGDTKLPFWKVYLKNPHMINKLRTSFEKGYFTYKSWFSNGTTTYDNIAYTLRLMIDCGIVGMSWITLPKSKYKLITEQNKISNCQLEVSINYRDLISHPAEGDWSHSAPLRILSFDIECAGRIGVFPEPEHDSVIQIANVVSIAGAKRPFIRNVFTVDTCSPITGSHIFSHEKEEDMLRQWREFVVKADPDVIIGYNTSNFDLPYLIDRAKALKVNEFPYFGRLVNVNQEVKESTFSSKAYGTRSSKNVNIDGRLQLDLLQFVQREYKLRSYTLNAVSAHFLGEQKEDVHYSIITDLQNGDSETRRRLAVYCLKDAYLPLRLLENLMALVNYTEMSRVTGVPFSYLLSRGQQIKVVSQLFRKCLEIDTLIPNMGSQGSDEQYEGATVIEPIRGYYDLPIATLDFNSLYPSIMMAHNLCYTTLCNRETVQRLDLKLNEDYIITPNNDYFVTTKKRHGILPIILNELISARKRAKNDLKNEKDPFKRDVLNGRQLALKISANSVYGFTGATVGKLPCLAISSSVTAFGRDMIMTTKNAVQEKYSIKNGYKNDAVVVYGDTDSVMVKFGTSDLGEAMELGTEAAAYVSSLFKDPINLEFEKAYFPYLLINKKRYAGLYWTKTEKYDKLDQKGLASVRRDSCPLVSIVMNKVLKMILIERNVDGALAYIKSVIDELLHNKADISKLIISKTLAPNYTNPQPHQVLTERMKRRDGVGPNVGDRVDYIIIGGNDKLYNRAEDPLYALEHNIQVDSRYYLTNQLQNPIISIIAPIIGEKQANSMFVVKSIKINTGTMKGGLMGFMKKVEVCRYCKGPLTKGESPLCSNCKERSGELYMKTLYEVRDLQEKFARVWTQCQRCAGTLHNEVLCSNKNCDIFYMRVKVKKELQEKVEQLNKW; translated from the coding sequence ATGAGTTCTCTAAAACGTCCTGGTGAAGAAGAGGAAAGTGAATTGCAGGTTGCTGTTCATGACAAGAAGATAAAACTGCAATCCCATGATCATGGTGTCGGAAGTGAGCCTGTCTCtacaattgaaattattccATCGGATAGATTCAGGAAAGTAAAAGAACAAGGTTTTAAAGCGAAGGATGCTGATCTTCATGGGACACAGATGGAATCGGCATTCGAGAAAGAACTGCTAGAGATGGAACATGAGGCAGCTATCGTGGACGAACAAGCGTCGATAGATACTTATGGGAGAGAACCAGTTGCGAGTGATTTTTCGCCTGATACGCATGACATCTCTTTCCAACAATTAGATTGTGATCAAACTATGTTGAGTGGATCCACTGACGAGAATACACCGTTTATTGTAAGGTTTTTTGGTGTCACTCAAGAAGGACACTCGATATTGTGCAATGTCACAGGTTTCAAACATTATTTATACGTTCCATCCCCAATTGCTCAAGAACAAACTGATAAACAAGATCTGGATGGGTTtgtcaaatatataaatgagCAATTAGATAACTGTGTAGACTCGATTGAGATAACACAAAGGCAATCTATTTGGGGTTATTCTGGTGATACAAAATTACCGTTTTGGAAAGTCTACTTGAAGAATCCACAtatgataaataaattaagaACTTCCTTCGAGAAAGGGTATTTCACTTATAAATCGTGGTTTTCAAACGGTACAACTACTTATGATAATATAGCATATACACTTCGTTTGATGATTGACTGTGGAATTGTCGGGATGTCATGGATAACGTTACCAAAATCTAAATACAAATTGATCACAGAACAGAATAAGATTTCGAACTGTCAGCTGGAAGTTTCTATAAATTACCGTGACTTAATCTCGCATCCAGCTGAAGGTGATTGGTCCCATTCAGCTCCTCTGCGTATATTGTCTTTTGATATTGAGTGTGCTGGTAGAATAGGTGTTTTCCCAGAACCAGAGCATGATTCAGTTATCCAAATTGCAAATGTGGTAAGTATTGCGGGTGCAAAAAGACCGTTCATTCGTAATGTATTTACTGTAGATACTTGTTCACCGATTACTGGTTCCCATATTTTCTCTCATGAGAAAGAGGAGGATATGTTACGTCAATGGCGTGAATTCGTCGTTAAGGCAGATCCAGATGTCATTATTGGTTACAATACATCGAATTTCGATTTGCCCTATTTAATTGATAGGGCTAAGGCATTAAAAGTAAACGAGTTCCCATATTTTGGAAGACTTGTAAATGTTAACCAGGAAGTTAAAGAGTCTACATTTTCGTCAAAAGCATACGGTACCAGATCTTCAAAGAATGTCAATATAGATGGTAGGTTGCAACTTGATTTGCTTCAATTTGTTCAGCgtgaatataaattaagATCATATACATTGAATGCAGTATCGGCTCATTTCTTAGGTGAGCAGAAGGAAGATGTTCATTACAGTATTATTACTGATTTACAGAATGGTGATAGTGAAACCAGAAGAAGATTAGCAGTTTATTGTCTGAAGGATGCATACTTGCCACTAAGATTACTTGAAAACTTGATGGCATTGGTTAATTATACCGAAATGTCTAGAGTAACAGGTGTTCCTTTTTCCTACCTATTGTCTCGTGGTCAACAAATTAAAGTTGTTTCGCAATTATTCAGAAAATGTTTAGAGATCGACACATTGATACCTAACATGGGTAGTCAGGGTTCTGATGAACAATATGAAGGTGCTACTGTTATTGAACCTATTCGTGGTTATTATGATTTACCTATTGCAACCTTAGATTTCAACTCTTTATACCCCAGTATTATGATGGCTCATAATCTGTGTTATACCACACTTTGTAATAGAGAGACCGTACAGAGGTTGGATTTAAAGCTGAATGAAGACTATATAATAACCCCGAATAATGATTATTTTGTCACCACCAAAAAGAGACATGGTATCTTAccaattattttaaatgaattgatCAGTGCAAGAAAACGTGcgaaaaatgatttaaagaatGAGAAAGATCCATTTAAAAGAGATGTGTTGAATGGTAGACAATTAgcattaaaaatttctGCTAACTCTGTTTATGGTTTCACTGGTGCTACCGTTGGTAAACTGCCTTGTTTGGCCATTTCATCGTCAGTTACAGCATTTGGTAGAGATATGATTATGACTACAAAAAATGCTGTCCAGGAAAAGTACTCCATTAAAAATGGGTACAAGAATGATGCAGTCGTTGTTTATGGTGATACAGATTCTGTTATGGTGAAGTTTGGTACCTCAGACTTAGGAGAAGCGATGGAATTGGGAACAGAAGCTGCTGCTTatgtttcttctttatttaaagatcCAATTAACCTAGAATTCGAAAAAGCCTACTTTCCATATTTACTGATTAATAAGAAAAGATATGCTGGTTTATATTGGACTAAAACAGAAAAGTATGACAAATTAGATCAAAAGGGTCTAGCTTCGGTACGTCGTGATTCCTGCCCGCTGGTCTCCATTGTGATGAATAAGGTATTGAAGATGATATTGATTGAAAGAAATGTTGACGGTGCTCTTGCTTATATCAAGTCAGTTATTGATGAACTATTGCACAATAAAGCAgatatttctaaattaaTTATCTCTAAAACATTAGCGCCAAATTATACCAATCCTCAGCCACATCAAGTCTTAACAGAAAGAATGAAGAGAAGAGATGGTGTTGGTCCAAACGTAGGTGACCGTGTCGATTACATCATTATTGGTGGTAATGATAAACTATATAACAGAGCTGAAGATCCATTATATGCTCTAGAGCATAATATTCAAGTTGATTCAAGATATTACTTGACTaatcaattacaaaatCCTATTATCAGTATTATTGCACCAATCATTGGCGAAAAACAAGCCAATTCTATGTTTGTTGTGAAGTCAATCAAAATTAACACAGGTACTATGAAAGGTGGGTTGATGGGGTTCATGAAGAAGGTTGAAGTTTGTAGATATTGTAAAGGTCCATTGACTAAAGGAGAAAGCCCATTGTGTTCTAATTGTAAAGAAAGGTCTGGTGAACTGTATATGAAGACTTTGTATGAAGTCAGAGACttacaagaaaaatttGCTAGGGTATGGACTCAATGCCAGCGTTGTGCTGGTACGTTACATAACGAAGTGTTAtgttcaaataaaaattgtgACATCTTTTATATGCGTGTCAAGGTTAAAAAAGAACTACAAGAGAAAGTtgaacaattgaataaatgGTGA
- the HLJ1 gene encoding type I HSP40 co-chaperone HLJ1 (similar to Saccharomyces cerevisiae HLJ1 (YMR161W); ancestral locus Anc_2.350), which produces MSTVNFTSEQEKVALEVLSKEKHAFYDILNVQKSADSVEIKKSYRKLAIKLHPDKNPHPKAGEAFKVINRAFEVLSDDEKRSVFDRIGRDPDDRTVPGGGAGAGSGSGFEDMFFRGNGGHPFQRHPGNAMPPEDIFDFLFNMNGGGSPFGAPFGGGATTFTFGGPGGFKVYTNGGGNGNPFFQPNRSHQRRRAAQQPQNGDPAERNDVYDTFRVILPFLVLFLVPLLERLLFG; this is translated from the coding sequence ATGTCTACTGTTAATTTCACATCAGAGCAAGAGAAAGTGGCTTTGGAAGTGTTATCGAAAGAGAAACATGCTTTTTACGACATTCTGAATGTTCAAAAAAGTGCTGATAGTGTAGAGATCAAAAAATCATATAGAAAACTTGCTATTAAGTTACATCCCGATAAGAATCCTCATCCAAAAGCAGGCGAAGCATTTAAAGTAATCAATAGAGCTTTTGAAGTCCTGAGCGATGATGAAAAGAGAAGTGTTTTTGATAGAATAGGTAGAGACCCTGACGATAGAACTGTGCCGGGCGGTGGTGCAGGTGCCGGCAGTGGTAGTGGATTCGAGGATATGTTTTTCCGAGGTAATGGAGGTCATCCTTTCCAACGTCATCCAGGAAACGCAATGCCACCAGAGGATATATTCgattttttgtttaatatgAATGGAGGAGGCAGTCCATTTGGCGCACCATTTGGTGGCGGTGCCACTACTTTCACATTTGGCGGACCAGGTGGCTTTAAAGTTTATACAAACGGTGGTGGAAATGGCAATCCATTTTTCCAACCGAATCGTAGCCATCAGAGAAGAAGAGCTGCTCAACAACCACAAAATGGAGATCCAGCTGAGAGAAACGATGTTTACGATACTTTCCGTGTCATACTTCCATTTTTGGTTCTATTCCTTGTGCCTTTACTAGAGAGATTACTGTTTGGTTAG
- the DNF3 gene encoding aminophospholipid-translocating P4-type ATPase DNF3 (similar to Saccharomyces cerevisiae DNF3 (YMR162C); ancestral locus Anc_2.349) has translation MVNSQDKRKRADSLRTQLFNKNLFEKFQETNNDSIELSSVQENEDPAGIQLNINTTDNYKVMDDYTNYDKNVIENRAAIHNNERDDVFIMNNEIEIIEIDEGESNDKSDDDLDEIYAYIENNIFIDYLNYMLDLILNRSRHVHSKNGRHIPISLNYKHILEYQKYTDPKRQLLIDERFNKPYCSNIIRSSRYSIFSFLPRQLYFQFSKLANVYFFVIAILQMIPGWSTTGRYTTIVPLCVFMAISMAREGWDDYKRHRLDKEENNHIATVLRTDTMENNDKDTYIQNTQYSASMVDNRVFDTRYLPQGINDHKKSNNAEEDESFTNLKLLKEKYDVKEHDIPWKDIKVGDFVLLRQDDWIPADILLLASDNTNNECFVETMALDGETNLKLKQPHSKINKTCRSVSGLVNINAKAILEDPNTDLYNFEGAVDLFEPDKKVFSKYPIGPNNVIYRGSILRNTKTVVGMVMFTGEETKIRMNALKNPRTKAPKLQRKINLIVLFMIVVVACVSFFSYYGHVLGDRKSIKGNVAWYLFEKNAGVAPSIMAFIIMYNTMIPLSLYVTMEIIKVMQSKFMEWDIDMYHQETDTPCESKAATILEELGQVSYIFSDKTGTLTDNKMLFRKFNIYGSSWLHITDNDNNVGQSNDVNEVNTTTSNAEIDVVSVTNKSLLRKFDFENERTINIRDEDEDDEPYANAMTGPRPSIEYKGNSAAIFTGRPSMRSLYQAKKSIDIKKQIRSGLENEMNFKRITPKISEASSIMEHTQEMKTSFDLIKFIQTNPTNKFAEKAKFFILSLALCHSCLPKKINKDDIFDHDEVDAIEYQSSSPDELALITAARELGYVVINKNSSILTIKMYPNGFENDPILEEFEILNYIDFDSQRKRMSVLVRMPSDNDRVLLICKGADNVILERLRNRRLVHQKIEESDLNIRDRKDAEAELIIDQRRSLERLVGEDNISSNRLRNSMASEARGSLGLYAIKHSLSSKNRSSNRFDTEMQIDSLDQILDVVNSPSREIDAVVSKSRLSIHQQQIEKYGYRASLDYKSSYNSSGIIDKGSKLGENEIYEKLTTSITTEKDIMDYVGGEELLDDEEYVLEKTLQSLDDFSTEGLRTLLYSYKWIPNNEYNSWAIRYNEAKTSLIDRALKIAAVGEEIEDKLELLGATAIEDKLQEGVSEAIEKIRRAGIKMWMLTGDKRETAINIGYSCKLIYDYSTVVILTIKDGNILSKLNAISQEIDSGSIAHCVLVIDGATLAMYESNPTLMAVFIELCTKTDSVICCRASPSQKALIVTNIRNTKKDLVTLAIGDGANDIAMIQSADIGVGIAGKEGLQAARTADFSIGQFRFLLKLLLVHGRYNYIRTCKFILCTFYKELAFYLTQVIFQKYTLFSGTSLYESFSLSMFNTLFTSLPVLCIGMFEEDLRPATLLTVPELYATGRLSKEFNFFIVSQWMIQGGIDALLVGFLGIYIYGFSALKDNTLYPLGSINFTAIVILVNVKAQFLEMNNRNWLTFASVIISCGGWLIWLVALPVLNSNDVIYDVPNGFIHNFGRDITFWCSVLVLSLLTITLHIVYKTVKILISPSDADTFAILEQRSDIRKTLEFGAYNEMKQGWTWKKDPNSFKRYQAKVFGEKNKSNDKVAGSALGNDDDLHSINSINSIDFERSFLPDQYDPNEYEILPSGKIIRRTSVNETFGSRKENKVMNSSVIRQKLLKKLNFNREKPEDIQAIVEQRLQSLE, from the coding sequence ATGGTAAATTCTCAAGACAAAAGAAAGAGAGCAGATTCACTACGAActcaattatttaataagaacctatttgaaaaatttcaagagactaataatgattcaatAGAGCTTTCATCTGTCcaagaaaatgaagatcCAGCTGGGATTCAGCTCAATATAAATACCACAGATAATTATAAAGTAATGGATGACTATACAAATTatgataaaaatgttatAGAAAATAGAGCTGCTATACACAATAATGAACGTGATGATGTttttataatgaataatGAAATCGAAATAATTGAGATAGACGAAGGAGAATCAAACGATAAAAGCGATGATGATTTGGATGAAATATATGCATAcatagaaaataatatttttattgattatttaaattatatgcTGGATCTGATACTGAATAGGAGCAGACATGTACATTCGAAGAACGGTAGGCACATCCCAATTTCTCTAAATTACAAACATATACTTGAATACCAAAAATATACTGATCCAAAAAGACAACTGTTAATTGATGAAAGATTCAACAAGCCATATTGCAGTAATATAATAAGATCTTCCAGATATTcaatcttttcttttttaccTAGGCagttatattttcaattctcGAAACTTGCTAACGTCTACTTCTTTGTGATTGCAATTTTGCAAATGATTCCAGGTTGGTCTACAACTGGTAGATATACAACAATTGTACCATTATGCGTATTTATGGCAATATCTATGGCCAGAGAAGGTTGGGATGACTATAAAAGACACAGACttgataaagaagaaaataatcatATAGCAACTGTTCTTAGGACTGATACTATGgaaaataatgacaaagacacatatattcaaaatactCAATATAGTGCAAGTATGGTGGATAATAGAGTTTTTGATACTAGATACTTACCGCAAGGAATTAATGATCacaaaaaatcaaataatgctgaagaagatgaaagTTTTACAAACTTAAAACTATTAAAGGAAAAATACGACGTGAAAGAACATGATATTCCATGGAAAGATATAAAAGTTGGAGATTTTGTGCTATTGAGACAAGATGACTGGATTCCAGctgatatattattattagcatCTGATAATACGAATAATGAATGTTTCGTTGAAACTATGGCGTTGGATGGTGAAACAAACTTGAAACTTAAGCAACCCCATTcgaaaattaataaaacttGTAGGTCAGTCAGTGGTCTAGTTAACATAAATGCCAAAGCAATTTTGGAAGATCCGAATACAGATTTGTACAATTTTGAAGGTGCAGTAGACTTATTTGAACCAGATAAAAAAGTGTTCTCAAAATACCCAATTGGACCAAATAATGTAATTTATAGAGGAAGTATTTTAAGAAATACTAAAACTGTAGTTGGTATGGTAATGTTTACAGGAGAGGAAACTAAAATTAGAATGAATGCATTAAAAAATCCGAGAACTAAAGCTCCAAAGCTACAAAGGAAGATAAATCTAATTGTTTTGTTTATGATCGTAGTAGTAGCATGTGTTTCCTTTTTTTCATATTATGGGCATGTATTGGGAGACAGAAAATCTATAAAAGGCAATGTGGCATGGTATttgtttgaaaaaaatgctGGAGTCGCACCTTCTATAATGgcatttattattatgtataACACTATGATTCCACTGTCTCTGTATGTTACCATGGAAATTATCAAAGTCATGCAAAGTAAGTTTATGGAATGGGACATTGATATGTATCATCAGGAAACCGATACCCCATGTGAATCAAAAGCCGCTACTATATTAGAAGAGCTGGGTCAGGTATCTTACATATTTAGTGACAAAACAGGGACTCTTACGGATAATAAAATGCTTTTTAGAAagtttaatatatatggtTCCTCTTGGTTGCACATAACAGATAATGATAACAATGTTGGTCAAAGTAACGATGTAAATGAGGTTAATACTACTACATCTAATGCGGAAATTGATGTTGTATCTGTCACAAATAAAAGTCTTTTGAGGAAATTTGATTTCGAAAATGAGAGaactataaatataagagatgaagatgaagatgatgaacCATATGCCAATGCTATGACTGGCCCTAGACCATCGATTGAATATAAAGGAAACTCAGCTGCAATTTTTACAGGAAGACCTAGTATGCGATCCCTTTACCaagcaaaaaaaagtattgatatcaaaaaacaaattagGTCTGGTTTggaaaatgaaatgaatttcaaaagaattaCCCCCAAAATCAGTGAAGCTTCGAGTATCATGGAACATACACAAGAAATGAAAACttcttttgatttaattaaatttattcagACCAATCCCACTAACAAGTTTGCAGAAAAGGccaaattttttattctatCCTTAGCTCTATGCCATAGCTGTTTGcccaaaaaaattaataaagatgatatttttgacCACGATGAAGTTGATGCAATAGAATACCAATCATCGTCTCCTGACGAACTAGCGCTCATTACAGCAGCTAGAGAATTAGGTTATGTTGTCATAAATAAGAATTCATCTATTTTGACAATTAAGATGTATCCGAATGGGTTTGAAAATGATCCAATACTTGAGGAATTTGagattttgaattatattgaCTTTGATTctcaaagaaaaagaatgtCTGTTTTGGTCCGTATGCCATCAGATAATGATAGGGTACTATTAATATGTAAAGGTGCTGATAATGTAATCTTAGAGAGGTTAAGAAATCGAAGGTTGGttcatcaaaaaattgaagaatcaGATCTTAATATAAGAGATAGGAAAGATGCAGAAGCAGAATTGATTATTGACCAAAGGAGGTCTCTAGAGAGACTTGTAGGAGAAGATAACATCAGCTCTAACAGATTACGGAATTCCATGGCATCCGAAGCAAGGGGTAGTTTAGGATTATATGCTATAAAGCACAGTCTATCTTCGAAAAATAGATCAAGCAATAGATTTGATACTGAAATGCAAATTGACTCATTAGATCAAATTTTAGACGTTGTAAATAGCCCTTCTAGAGAAATTGATGCAGTCGTTAGTAAGAGCAGATTATCTATTCACCAGCAACAAATTGAGAAATACGGATATAGAGCTTCCTTAGATTATAAATCATCTTACAATTCTTCGGGTATTATCGATAAAGGTAGTAAACTAGGAGAGAATGAAATATACGAAAAATTAACGACAAGTATAACTACTGAAAAAGACATAATGGACTATGTTGGTGGAGAAGAGTTGCTCGATGATGAAGAATACGTATTGGAAAAAACGCTTCAATCATTGGATGATTTTTCCACTGAAGGTTTAAGAACCTTACTCTACAGTTATAAGTGGATACCtaataatgaatacaaTAGTTGGGCGATTCGTTATAATGAAGCTAAAACATCTTTAATCGATCGAGCTCTTAAAATTGCAGCTGTTGGTGAAGAGATAGAAGATAAACTTGAATTGTTAGGTGCAACAGCTATTGAAGATAAACTACAAGAAGGGGTTTCAGAAGCAATAGAAAAAATTCGTAGGGCAGGTATAAAAATGTGGATGCTAACTGGTGATAAAAGAGAAACAGCCATTAATATTGGTTATTCGtgtaaattaatttatgaTTATTCAACTGTAGTTATTTTGACTATTAAAGACGGTAATATTCtgtcaaaattaaatgCCATTTCGCAAGAAATTGACTCTGGTAGTATAGCGCATTGTGTTTTAGTCATTGACGGTGCTACTTTGGCAATGTATGAGAGCAATCCAACTTTAATGGCggtttttattgaattatgtACAAAGACTGATTCAGTTATCTGTTGTCGTGCTTCACCCTCGCAAAAAGCTCTTATAGTGACTAATATTAGAAATACCAAGAAAGATCTAGTTACATTAGCGATCGGTGATGGTGCAAATGACATAGCTATGATTCAATCTGCTGACATTGGTGTTGGTATAGCTGGTAAAGAAGGGTTACAGGCAGCTCGAACAGctgatttttcaataggACAGTTTAGATTTTTACTGAAATTACTACTTGTCCATGGAAGGTACAATTATATTCGAACCTGTAAGTTCATTCTATGTACATTTTACAAAGAATTGGCTTTCTATCTCACTCAAgtgatttttcaaaaatatactCTCTTTTCAGGGACGTCATTGTACGAGTCCTTTTCCTTGTCAATGTTTAACACATTATTCACTTCGCTGCCTGTTCTTTGTATTGGTATGtttgaagaagatttaaGACCAGCAACATTATTAACTGTACCAGAGTTGTATGCAACTGGAAGGTtatcaaaagaatttaacttttttattgttagCCAATGGATGATTCAAGGTGGTATTGATGCTTTATTAGTTGGCTTTTTGGGTATCTATATATACGGATTTTCAGCACTTAAAGATAATACGCTTTACCCTTTAGGTAGCATTAACTTCACCGCGATTGTGATTTTAGTCAATGTTAAGGCTCAATTTTTAGAGATGAATAATCGCAATTGGCTAACATTCGCATCTGTGATCATTTCATGCGGAGGCTGGTTAATATGGCTAGTGGCTCTTCCTGTTTTAAATAGTAATGATGTCATATACGATGTTCCCAACGGATTTATTCATAATTTTGGTCGTGATATTACTTTCTGGTGCAGTGTATTGGTACTATCGTTGTTAACAATCACATTACACATTGTATATAAAACTgttaaaattttgattaGTCCATCTGATGCAGATACATTTGCTATATTAGAACAAAGATCAGATATACGGAAAACTTTAGAATTCGGTGCTTATAATGAAATGAAGCAAGGATGGACCTGGAAAAAGGATCCGAATTCATTCAAGAGGTACCAAGCCAAAGTTTTCGGTGAAAagaataaatcaaatgatAAAGTCGCTGGTTCCGCTTTGggtaatgatgatgatcTCCACTCTATCAATTCAATCAATTCGATAGACTTTGAACGCTCATTTTTACCAGATCAATATGATCCAAACGAATATGAGATTCTTCCAAGTGGTAAAATTATAAGACGTACTAGCGTTAATGAGACATTTGGCTCAaggaaagaaaataaagtCATGAATTCATCAGTCATTAGACAAAAGCTTCTGAAGAAACTTAACTTTAATAGAGAAAAACCTGAAGACATACAAGCAATTGTTGAACAAAGATTACAAAGTCTTGAATAA
- the NSE4 gene encoding Smc5-Smc6 complex subunit NSE4 (similar to Saccharomyces cerevisiae NSE4 (YDL105W); ancestral locus Anc_2.342) has product MSKRSQDEPLTGSQNKRTKTNIEKENNATTEDDYTVLQGYKQLEEEMTNGLVRVARTGAINIAFENLEAADILFSKVKGTRNNGLLAHDAKAMVNISKLAELSVRNLKFDDTRSLVNLDDILKSSKKYMLKDYFKENDIKAPVFVTNTMIDLENENEDEDDSDNTQDIGPNQIHSLGNDRTDQFRQQAIRQKYLKQFANYNDFMQFNWYKLGALYDSISKKPTTTGHFVGPFSVIPKVRAVPERNINDSLLNGRVVATTVDKITSSSLSETQDTTTPEQVIKCFKKLKKKLQSKSNNNENENPEGCDKDGEVNRINLFKFVINPNSFSATIENLFYTSFLIKEGKLIMEEDKNDGLPYLLIKEHNPKGKKDSKIQEIEEGNKREHQQHHIIYQLDMPTWRKLIDTFEITESFL; this is encoded by the coding sequence ATGTCCAAAAGAAGTCAAGACGAGCCATTGACTGGCtcacaaaataaaagaacTAAAACCAATATCGAAAAGGAGAATAATGCCACAACAGAGGATGATTACACAGTACTACAGGGATACAAACAATTAGAGGAAGAGATGACTAATGGCTTAGTCCGTGTTGCAAGAACTGGCGCTATTAATATTGCATTTGAAAACCTAGAGGCTGCTgatatattgttttcaaaagtGAAAGGTACAAGAAACAATGGTCTATTGGCTCATGATGCAAAAGCTATGGTGAATATCAGTAAATTAGCGGAATTGAGTGTGCGAAATCtaaaatttgatgataCAAGAAGTTTGGTTAATTTAGATGACATACTGAAAAGTAGCAAGAAGTACATGCTAAAagattattttaaagagaATGATATAAAAGCACCTGTTTTTGTTACTAATACTATGATTGATTtggaaaatgaaaatgaagacGAAGATGATAGTGATAATACACAGGATATAGGTCCGAACCAAATACATTCTCTTGGTAATGACAGAACCGATCAATTCAGACAACAAGCAATCAGGCAAAAGtatttgaaacaatttGCGAACTATAATGACTTCATGCAGTTTAATTGGTATAAATTGGGAGCTCTATATGATAGCATATCCAAGAAACCTACGACAACTGGTCATTTTGTAGGTCCATTTTCGGTCATACCCAAAGTTAGGGCAGTTCCAGAGAGAAATATTAACGATAGTTTATTAAATGGACGTGTTGTAGCAACTACAGTTGATAAAATCACGTCTAGTTCACTGTCAGAAACTCAAGATACAACCACACCAGAACAGGttattaaatgttttaagaaattaaagaaaaagctCCAGAGTAAGAGCAATAACAACGAAAATGAGAATCCAGAAGGTTGTGACAAAGATGGTGAGGTGAATCGGATTAATTTGTTTAAGTTTGTCATTAATCCAAACTCCTTCAGTGCTACTATCGAGAACTTATTTTATACaagttttttaattaaagaagGTAAGTTGATAATGGAGGAAGACAAAAATGATGGTCTTCCATACCTTCTAATCAAAGAACATAATCCGAAAGGTAAGAAGGATAGTAAAATACAAGAAATCGAAGAAGGAAACAAAAGAGAACATCAACAGCATCATATTATTTACCAACTTGATATGCCAACTTGGCGAAAACTAATTGACACATTTGAGATAACTGAAAGTTTTCTATAA